One genomic segment of Chelonia mydas isolate rCheMyd1 chromosome 1, rCheMyd1.pri.v2, whole genome shotgun sequence includes these proteins:
- the USP18 gene encoding ubl carboxyl-terminal hydrolase 18 isoform X3 has translation MGQGIGCPEKSRKSELALNQSMRKEEDGEEHREEAVERGAQQLRALRGVADLNNGAIGLYNMGLSCCLNSLLQVFFMNTHFTMILRRIRVPIGHAEQKESVPYQMLLLLEQMQHSKQRAVYPQELVRCLTVHNLKLFVQYDAAHLFLSLWNLIKNQITDRELADRLTTLYTIWVQEYLVCQKCSFETRRDSNMVTLPLPMFNARSQRLKTLEDSLHCFFQPEQLTDNNMCLCEQCERKTPSVQGMRLTCLPQTLTLHLKRFCYRKSSWTQKISYSLPFPQSLDFNQILTQEQFHPDAKEKADWQYDLFGVIAHSGLASFGHYCAYIRSLTEGRWYCFNDSSVCQVSWDDVKCTYGNSHFNWGETAYLLVYMRKNPQ, from the exons ATGGGCCAGGGAATTGGCTGCCCAGAGAAAAGCAGAAAGTCAGAGCTGGCATTAAACCAGAGCATGAGGAAGGAGGAAGATGGAGAAGAGCACAGAGAGGAAGCTGTGGAGAGAGGTGCCCAGCAGCTAAGAGCTCTCCGTGGTGTGGCAGACTTAAACAATG GAGCCATTGGGCTATACAATATGGGACTGAGCTGCTGCCTGAATTCTCTGCTTCAGGTGTTCTTCATGAACACACACTTCACCATGATACTACGAAG GATCAGAGTCCCGATAGGACATGCAGAACAAAAGGAGAGTGTCCCATACCAAATGCTCTTGCTGTTGGAACAGATGCAGCATAGCAAACAGAGAGCCGTGTATCCCCAAGAACTTGTCCGCTGTCTCACTGTGCACAATTTGAAAT TGTTTGTCCAGTATGACGCTGCTCACCTCTTCCTGAGCCTCTGGAACCTCATTAAGAATCAGATCACAGACCGGGAGCTG GCTGACAGGTTGACCACGCTGTACACTATCTGGGTGCAGGAGTATCTGGTTTGTCAGAAGTGCTCCTTTGAAACCAGGAGGGACAGCAACATGGTAACCCTCCCACTCCCAATGTTTAATGCCCGTTCTCAGCGACTGAAGACACTG GAGGATTCCTTGCATTGCTTTTTCCAGCCCGAGCAGCTGACTGACAACAACATGTGTCTCTGTGAACAGTGTGAAAGGAAAACACCAAGTGTGCAG GGCATGAGGCTAACATGTCTGCCACAGACCCTCACCCTTCACCTAAAGCGCTTCTGCTACAGGAAATCTTCCTGGACTCAGAAGATCAGCTACTCTCTGCCTTTTCCACAAAGCCTTGATTTCAACCAGATCCTGACACAAGAGCAATTTCACCCAGATGCCAAAGAGAAG GCAGATTGGCAGTATGATCTCTTTGGTGTTATTGCTCACTCGGGATTAGCCAGCTTTGGTCACTATTGTGCCTACATTCGGAGTCTCACGGAAGGCAGATGGTACTGCTTCAATGATTCTAGTGTCTGTCAG